The Deltaproteobacteria bacterium genome includes a window with the following:
- a CDS encoding cyclic nucleotide-binding domain-containing protein, translated as MPPVTEILNKVLLFQDLGAEALAILSPLLIAKKYSAGAVIFRELEESDALYIVDQGSVVVSKHVSGDVDMVLTRFQPGDFFGEMGLFDNAPRSATANVEVDSLLWRLDRGVFQDILSHHPEMAAKICYRLVTIFIQRLRVTNEQSRDAIRWGLEATGYSTGSQSLFGRKST; from the coding sequence ATGCCGCCGGTGACCGAAATATTGAATAAAGTGCTCCTGTTCCAGGATCTTGGCGCCGAAGCGTTGGCGATTCTCTCACCTTTGCTGATCGCCAAGAAGTACAGCGCCGGCGCGGTGATCTTTCGCGAGCTAGAAGAATCCGACGCGCTCTACATCGTCGACCAAGGCTCGGTGGTGGTCAGCAAGCATGTCAGCGGCGATGTCGACATGGTGCTGACCCGTTTTCAGCCCGGCGACTTCTTTGGCGAGATGGGGCTGTTCGACAACGCGCCGCGCTCGGCCACCGCCAATGTCGAGGTTGATTCGCTGCTCTGGCGTCTCGACCGCGGCGTTTTTCAAGATATTCTTTCGCACCATCCGGAAATGGCCGCCAAGATTTGCTACCGGTTGGTGACGATTTTTATCCAACGGCTGCGCGTCACCAATGAGCAAAGCCGCGATGCCATCCGCTGGGGCCTTGAGGCCACCGGCTATTCGACCGGCAGCCAATCGCTGTTCGGACGCAAATCCACCTGA
- a CDS encoding extracellular solute-binding protein — protein sequence MRGAANRRGDRPVALFARLERLMKFCLLLSVYFFFLLPTAVQAQGVKPATLADLATYTGADREKMLAAGAKKEGKIVWYTALAGDSYRELAKAFEAKYGVQVESYRATSKDLISKFLAEAQAKKYLMDVAESSLPLLMLMQALKLIQPFTSPHIGRLIADAKEEAGKGLVYWGTVRESYMGFAYNKNKLPANAVPKNYDDLLKPALKGRMSFVTTDTGSRTVGGMLLTKGEEYLKRLRGQDITMHSVSGQALNDMIVGGEVEASPTIFRNHALVAAQKKAPVAWVPMDIVPASAGSAALSSQAPHPYAAVLFVDFLFSPDGQKILEAFDYGSPAKEYGFKRWYAEKGLNIQQLEKEIDKWERGLRDLGRRAP from the coding sequence ATGCGTGGCGCAGCTAACCGTAGGGGCGACCGGCCGGTCGCCCTATTCGCACGATTGGAGAGATTGATGAAATTTTGTTTGCTGTTATCGGTGTATTTTTTTTTTCTTTTGCCAACCGCGGTGCAAGCGCAGGGCGTGAAACCCGCCACCCTCGCCGACCTCGCCACTTATACCGGCGCCGATCGCGAAAAGATGCTGGCGGCCGGGGCGAAGAAGGAAGGCAAGATCGTTTGGTACACCGCCTTGGCGGGGGATTCGTATCGCGAGTTGGCCAAGGCGTTCGAGGCTAAGTATGGCGTGCAGGTGGAGTCCTACCGCGCGACGAGCAAGGATTTGATTTCTAAATTTCTCGCCGAGGCGCAGGCGAAAAAATATTTGATGGACGTGGCGGAAAGTTCCCTGCCGCTGCTGATGTTGATGCAGGCGTTGAAACTGATCCAGCCGTTCACTAGTCCGCATATCGGCCGGCTCATCGCCGATGCCAAGGAAGAGGCCGGCAAAGGGTTGGTCTACTGGGGCACGGTGCGCGAGTCCTACATGGGCTTCGCATACAACAAAAACAAGCTGCCGGCGAATGCGGTGCCGAAGAACTACGACGATCTGCTCAAGCCGGCGCTCAAGGGACGCATGTCGTTTGTGACCACGGACACCGGTTCGCGCACGGTGGGCGGCATGCTGTTGACCAAGGGCGAGGAGTATCTCAAACGGCTGCGCGGCCAAGACATCACGATGCACTCGGTTTCCGGCCAGGCGTTGAACGACATGATTGTCGGCGGCGAAGTCGAAGCGTCGCCGACGATCTTTCGCAATCATGCGTTGGTGGCGGCGCAAAAAAAAGCGCCAGTGGCGTGGGTGCCCATGGATATCGTGCCGGCCAGCGCCGGCAGCGCCGCGCTGTCGTCGCAAGCGCCCCATCCCTACGCGGCAGTGTTGTTCGTCGATTTTCTTTTCAGTCCGGATGGGCAGAAAATTCTCGAAGCCTTCGACTACGGTAGCCCGGCGAAGGAATATGGCTTCAAGCGCTGGTACGCGGAAAAGGGTTTGAACATTCAACAATTGGAAAAAGAAATCGACAAGTGGGAGCGCGGGTTGCGGGATTTGGGGCGGCGGGCTCCCTGA
- a CDS encoding transposase yields MTIRPEIRRRQSIRLQDYDYALAGAYFITMVTQDRKCLFGEIVDGEIKLNDCGHIVQDEWEKSAQIRNEIELDAFVVMPNHVHGIVVIADGMRRATGRSPLQVGPAKRSVGAFVAGFKASVSQRINAARGMRGVSVWQRNYFEHVIRSEASLKRIRQYILDNPMSWEFDRENPATQHPEAKYAWRS; encoded by the coding sequence ATGACGATACGTCCCGAAATACGGCGCCGTCAGTCGATTCGTTTGCAAGACTATGACTACGCGTTAGCAGGCGCGTATTTTATTACGATGGTAACGCAAGATCGTAAATGTTTGTTTGGCGAGATCGTCGACGGGGAGATTAAATTGAACGATTGCGGCCATATCGTTCAGGATGAATGGGAGAAGTCAGCGCAGATAAGAAATGAAATCGAATTGGATGCATTTGTCGTGATGCCCAATCATGTTCACGGTATTGTCGTCATCGCCGATGGGATGAGGAGGGCGACCGGCCGGTCGCCCCTACAGGTCGGACCTGCGAAGCGGTCTGTCGGTGCGTTTGTCGCGGGGTTCAAGGCTTCGGTCTCTCAACGCATCAATGCCGCGCGTGGCATGCGGGGCGTATCTGTGTGGCAGCGCAACTATTTCGAACATGTTATTCGCAGTGAGGCTTCTTTGAAACGCATTCGCCAGTACATTCTCGACAACCCGATGAGCTGGGAGTTCGACCGCGAAAATCCAGCCACGCAACATCCCGAAGCAAAATATGCGTGGCGCAGCTAA
- a CDS encoding iron ABC transporter permease — protein sequence MESSPTIAPLSIPTTITPPRLTRGHFLMAVVLVSLGYFLLWPVLLLLINSFNAANDWFVEPRRWGITHWVNAFQRPGLLRSLGNSLLIWSFTVGISFPIGVAIAWLLARTKIPCSRTLEFLFWVSYMVPSLPTTIAWITLLDPDIGMINVALKNLFGLEQGPFNIFSVPGIVWANLMGHGISIKVMLMTPAFRNMDSTLEEAARVGGASNLRTLFKVTLPLMVSPMIMVFALQLLRVFQSFETEYLLGVPFGFYVYSTKVYALVRNAIPNYGEATVLASITLLMIVLIIPLQRWILERRRYTTITGSFRPGLIDLGKWNFIAFAILATLLSLLTFGPMFILILGSFMQRIGYFVLGFTLEHWRLVLSDPVFVKALRTTLTLALTAALLSPLIFSVLAYLLVRTRLPGRNTLDLMIWSAGAIPGILAGLGLLWVFIGTPWLNALFGTIWALIIVVILQGKTTGVNIMKGVLVQVGADMEEAARVSGAGWIRTYFKIWLPLLTPTLVLIAVMNFVTASGATSSIILLASRDTMTLSLMALELSSNAVGNREAASIVSIFIIFFTVTGALLVRHFGRRFGVHHDMQAGTSGSTVQAGVNPH from the coding sequence GTGGAATCATCTCCAACCATCGCTCCGCTGAGCATCCCGACCACGATCACGCCGCCGCGTCTCACCCGCGGCCACTTCCTGATGGCGGTGGTGCTGGTCTCGCTTGGCTATTTTCTGCTCTGGCCGGTGCTCTTGCTGCTGATCAACAGTTTCAATGCCGCTAACGATTGGTTCGTCGAGCCGCGCCGCTGGGGCATCACCCACTGGGTCAATGCTTTTCAGCGCCCTGGGCTGCTCCGTTCGCTGGGCAATTCGCTGCTCATCTGGTCCTTCACGGTGGGCATCAGTTTTCCCATCGGCGTGGCCATCGCCTGGCTGCTGGCGCGGACGAAAATCCCGTGCAGCCGAACGTTGGAGTTTTTGTTCTGGGTTTCCTACATGGTGCCCAGTCTGCCGACGACCATCGCCTGGATCACCTTGCTCGATCCCGACATCGGCATGATCAACGTCGCGCTGAAAAACCTCTTCGGCTTGGAGCAGGGGCCGTTCAACATTTTTAGCGTACCCGGCATCGTCTGGGCCAACCTCATGGGCCACGGGATTTCGATCAAAGTCATGCTCATGACCCCGGCGTTTCGCAACATGGACTCGACCCTGGAAGAAGCGGCGCGGGTCGGCGGCGCGAGCAATTTGCGCACACTGTTCAAAGTCACCTTACCGCTGATGGTCTCACCGATGATCATGGTGTTCGCGCTGCAATTGCTGCGCGTCTTTCAATCCTTCGAGACCGAATATTTACTCGGCGTGCCGTTTGGCTTCTACGTTTATTCGACCAAAGTTTATGCCCTGGTGCGTAATGCCATCCCTAACTACGGCGAAGCCACCGTGCTGGCGAGCATCACCCTCTTGATGATCGTCTTGATCATTCCGCTACAGCGCTGGATCTTGGAACGGCGCCGTTACACCACCATCACCGGCAGCTTTCGCCCCGGACTGATCGATCTTGGTAAATGGAATTTCATCGCCTTCGCCATCCTCGCCACGCTCTTGTCGCTGTTGACCTTCGGCCCCATGTTCATCCTCATTCTCGGCAGTTTCATGCAGCGCATCGGCTACTTCGTCCTGGGCTTTACCCTGGAGCATTGGCGCTTGGTGCTCTCCGACCCGGTGTTCGTCAAAGCGCTACGCACGACCCTGACGCTGGCGCTGACGGCGGCGCTCTTGAGCCCGCTGATATTTTCCGTGCTCGCCTACCTGCTCGTGCGCACGCGCTTACCTGGACGAAACACTCTCGATCTAATGATCTGGAGCGCCGGCGCGATCCCCGGCATCCTCGCCGGCCTTGGACTGCTCTGGGTGTTTATCGGCACGCCATGGCTGAACGCGCTCTTCGGCACTATTTGGGCGCTCATCATCGTCGTCATCCTGCAAGGCAAAACCACCGGCGTGAATATCATGAAAGGCGTGCTCGTCCAGGTCGGCGCCGACATGGAAGAAGCCGCGCGCGTCTCCGGCGCCGGCTGGATCAGAACTTATTTTAAAATTTGGTTGCCGCTCTTGACGCCGACTCTGGTGTTGATCGCGGTGATGAATTTCGTCACCGCCTCGGGCGCCACCAGCAGCATCATCCTGCTCGCCTCCCGCGACACCATGACGCTGTCGCTGATGGCGCTGGAACTTTCCTCCAACGCGGTCGGTAACCGCGAAGCCGCGAGCATCGTCAGCATCTTCATCATCTTCTTCACCGTCACCGGCGCCCTATTAGTGCGCCATTTCGGCCGCCGCTTCGGCGTGCACCACGACATGCAGGCCGGCACGAGTGGAAGTACAGTGCAGGCTGGTGTGAATCCGCACTAG
- a CDS encoding extracellular solute-binding protein has product MKRLLQITNTASRLKKRSDRSVRSVGSVLFFFLTAATAFAAAPANFDQEWSKLVTAAQQEGTLSIASGGAPSRQYRPVVDAFSKKFNIKVEVSTGNSTDTVNRVLAERKGGKYTVDVALISSRENQQRLVPSDSLTPITPLLFHPDVIDMSKWYRGRHMYADKFSKFALIYHAGLEDQYEAWYNTDKIKEAEIATLVKQSDVFDPRWKGKIAGQGMGDPSGIRQMIDSYFEPDRGPDWVKRYMLHTGVTFTDDRRILETWVVNGRFPLQFIATGTEDMIALAKKGLPIKPRYLVKKAGVLRASGSGCCISAFASAPHANAAKLFINWLLTKEGQTLTHTLIPNLDRSSLRIDVPFGEVIPQQRRGYGKEYNFPDAEPSAGEKQEEVQKWLFKLWESRQK; this is encoded by the coding sequence ATGAAGAGACTGTTACAGATTACCAACACTGCGTCGCGTCTCAAAAAGCGATCCGACCGATCGGTCCGATCCGTCGGATCCGTCCTATTCTTTTTCCTCACCGCCGCTACCGCTTTCGCCGCCGCGCCGGCAAACTTCGATCAAGAATGGTCCAAGCTCGTCACCGCGGCGCAGCAGGAAGGCACGCTGTCGATCGCTTCGGGCGGCGCGCCGTCGCGCCAGTATCGCCCGGTGGTCGACGCCTTCAGTAAGAAATTCAACATCAAAGTCGAAGTCTCCACCGGCAACTCCACCGACACGGTCAACCGCGTCTTGGCCGAGCGCAAGGGCGGCAAGTACACCGTCGACGTGGCCTTGATCAGCTCGCGCGAGAATCAGCAGCGCTTGGTGCCATCCGATTCATTGACACCGATCACGCCGCTGTTGTTTCATCCCGACGTCATCGACATGTCGAAATGGTATCGCGGCCGGCACATGTATGCCGACAAGTTCAGCAAGTTCGCTTTGATCTACCACGCCGGTTTAGAAGACCAATATGAGGCTTGGTACAACACGGATAAAATCAAAGAAGCCGAGATCGCCACGCTGGTCAAACAGAGCGATGTCTTCGATCCCCGCTGGAAAGGCAAAATCGCCGGCCAAGGCATGGGCGACCCATCCGGCATTCGCCAGATGATCGACAGCTACTTCGAACCCGATCGCGGCCCCGATTGGGTCAAGCGCTACATGCTCCATACCGGAGTTACTTTTACCGATGACCGGCGCATTCTCGAAACCTGGGTGGTGAACGGACGGTTTCCCTTGCAATTTATCGCCACCGGCACCGAAGACATGATCGCGCTGGCGAAAAAAGGCTTGCCGATCAAGCCTCGTTATCTAGTCAAGAAAGCCGGCGTCCTGCGCGCCTCGGGTTCCGGCTGCTGCATCTCGGCATTCGCCAGCGCGCCCCACGCCAACGCCGCGAAACTTTTTATCAATTGGTTATTGACCAAGGAAGGCCAGACTCTGACCCACACTTTGATCCCCAATCTCGATCGCTCGTCATTGCGCATCGATGTTCCTTTCGGCGAAGTGATACCGCAACAGCGCCGCGGCTACGGCAAAGAATACAACTTCCCCGACGCCGAGCCGTCCGCGGGCGAGAAGCAAGAAGAAGTGCAGAAATGGCTTTTCAAGCTATGGGAGAGTCGGCAGAAGTAA
- a CDS encoding ABC transporter ATP-binding protein: MTSAAPTSAATNAAKAEDNSKIAVSLRGLWKTYTGSSKSAVENLSLDIRDGEILTLLGPSGCGKTTTLRMVAGLEHPDAGDIFFGDQTVVMTSKRMFMPPDKRNVGMVFQSYAIWPHMTVAENVAFPLHARHFPKSEINDRVLKALDLVGLAGFEDRPGPLLSGGQQQRVAFARALVTEPRVLLLDEPFSNLDAKLREQMRIGVKLLQKRLNIAMLFVTHDQIEALSLSNRIALMNFGVVQQEGDPRMLYEAPANEFVRDFVGRTLLFKGRVQSGNPSGQLAIALEGAPDCVVFGRTYHPDSIKTGGAVYIGVRPEDVEILPANGSTPPSGTIGGTVQAALFIGERIEYQIEVDGQSSVVIYGERHRPIDEGSKVWLKLRADGHSAWSSNWSHKDE; this comes from the coding sequence ATGACGAGCGCCGCGCCCACTTCGGCTGCCACGAACGCAGCCAAGGCCGAAGACAATTCCAAGATCGCCGTGAGCCTGCGCGGCCTGTGGAAAACCTACACCGGCAGCAGCAAATCGGCGGTAGAAAATTTATCCCTCGACATCCGCGACGGCGAGATTCTCACGCTCCTCGGACCGAGCGGCTGCGGCAAGACCACGACCTTGAGAATGGTCGCCGGCTTGGAGCATCCCGACGCCGGCGATATTTTTTTCGGCGACCAAACCGTGGTCATGACTTCCAAGCGCATGTTCATGCCGCCCGACAAACGTAACGTCGGCATGGTATTTCAATCCTACGCCATCTGGCCGCATATGACTGTCGCCGAGAACGTCGCCTTCCCGCTCCACGCGCGCCACTTTCCCAAGAGCGAAATCAACGACCGCGTCTTGAAAGCCCTCGATCTCGTCGGCTTGGCCGGATTCGAAGATCGCCCAGGGCCGCTCCTAAGCGGCGGGCAGCAACAGCGCGTCGCCTTCGCCCGCGCCCTGGTCACCGAGCCGCGTGTGCTGCTGCTCGACGAACCGTTCAGCAATCTCGACGCCAAACTGCGCGAGCAGATGCGCATCGGCGTCAAGCTGCTGCAAAAAAGATTGAACATCGCCATGCTGTTCGTCACCCATGATCAGATCGAAGCATTGAGTCTATCCAATCGCATCGCGCTGATGAATTTCGGCGTGGTCCAGCAAGAAGGCGATCCGCGCATGCTTTACGAAGCACCAGCCAATGAGTTCGTCCGCGACTTCGTCGGCCGCACTTTGCTATTCAAAGGCAGGGTGCAGAGCGGCAATCCGTCGGGGCAACTCGCCATCGCTCTTGAAGGCGCGCCGGATTGCGTCGTCTTCGGCCGGACATATCATCCCGACAGCATCAAAACCGGCGGCGCGGTTTATATCGGCGTGCGCCCCGAGGATGTCGAGATCCTACCGGCCAACGGCTCGACGCCGCCGTCAGGAACCATCGGCGGCACCGTCCAAGCGGCGCTGTTTATCGGCGAGCGCATCGAATATCAGATCGAAGTCGACGGCCAAAGCAGCGTGGTGATTTACGGCGAGCGCCACCGTCCCATCGACGAAGGCAGTAAAGTTTGGCTCAAGTTACGCGCCGACGGCCACAGCGCCTGGTCGTCGAACTGGTCGCACAAAGACGAGTGA
- a CDS encoding cupin domain-containing protein, with the protein MSDVGTSHEDLERFLGDHYLVGAGLKRDKRVTARQGKTAAHWQWDGIYRGLKRSGEIVTVGPDGMTGMRSVVGIEAKNFPIWMNAQILMPGERTQCHRNLRSETRLVCEAPKDAVFVCEYEAYPMERGDVVISPAWTYHDHWNKDKTPAIWIDGYDNGYNPNFNINERFPKDHPYEEVKKPAAYGQRTLGLARPIANEAPFPLPPMRYPWADTHAALMALRENGESDPFEGIMIMLASPVDGGPTLPTIAWQAQLLSKKQKNLAHRHNSTTFYFAFEGAGVVVIDGERLEYHKGDIFAVPAWSWHHHENSSSDDTILFSIDDWPAMKKLGFYMKEEAKGF; encoded by the coding sequence ATGAGCGACGTCGGCACCAGCCACGAAGACCTCGAACGATTTTTGGGTGATCACTATTTAGTCGGCGCCGGGCTGAAGCGCGACAAGCGCGTCACCGCGCGCCAAGGCAAAACCGCGGCGCACTGGCAATGGGACGGCATCTATCGCGGCCTCAAGCGCTCCGGCGAGATCGTCACCGTCGGCCCCGACGGCATGACCGGCATGCGCTCTGTCGTCGGCATCGAAGCGAAAAATTTTCCCATCTGGATGAACGCGCAGATTTTGATGCCCGGTGAACGCACCCAATGCCATCGCAATTTGCGCAGCGAAACCCGTCTGGTCTGCGAAGCGCCCAAGGACGCGGTCTTCGTTTGTGAATACGAAGCCTATCCGATGGAGCGCGGCGACGTCGTCATCAGCCCGGCCTGGACCTATCACGATCACTGGAACAAAGACAAAACGCCGGCGATCTGGATCGACGGCTACGACAATGGTTATAATCCCAATTTCAACATCAACGAACGCTTCCCCAAAGATCATCCCTACGAAGAAGTGAAAAAGCCCGCGGCCTACGGCCAGCGCACGCTTGGCTTGGCGCGGCCGATCGCCAATGAAGCACCGTTCCCGCTGCCGCCCATGCGTTACCCCTGGGCCGACACTCACGCGGCGCTGATGGCGCTGCGCGAAAACGGCGAGAGCGATCCTTTTGAGGGAATCATGATCATGCTCGCCAGCCCCGTCGACGGCGGGCCGACGTTGCCGACCATCGCCTGGCAAGCGCAGCTGTTGTCCAAGAAACAAAAAAACCTGGCGCACCGCCACAACAGCACCACCTTCTACTTCGCCTTCGAAGGCGCCGGCGTAGTGGTCATCGACGGCGAACGGTTGGAATATCATAAAGGCGATATCTTCGCCGTGCCGGCGTGGAGCTGGCACCATCATGAAAACAGCAGCAGCGACGACACGATTTTATTTTCCATCGACGATTGGCCGGCGATGAAAAAACTCGGCTTCTACATGAAAGAAGAAGCCAAGGGATTTTAG
- a CDS encoding ABC transporter substrate-binding protein: MAMKLKYSYVGWIVGLALVAHGEISFAANEPLKLKIIYSSFTGAYTPLWLAVEEKLGRKYGLDFEIVYAGRARPHQLLLSGDAQYVVSTGTGVVSSYAVGSKDLVIIASFVHTTGSSIFSKPQLKTPNELRGKNIASGRPGAVTDILLHYILKRKFALEPGRDVKIVNIGDTPAILPALEKGVVDAAMLTTPARLVAKKAGFRELVDFDDLGVQYPYVGISTLKANVKKNPDVTLRLVRSLTDAIQIFRTNKERSLSVMKKYLRGASDEMLEETYGYFSTRMAKFPYPSAEAIKTALDMMVEQFPGAAAVDPQEVIDLSYVKQVEASAPR; this comes from the coding sequence GTGGCGATGAAACTTAAATATTCCTACGTGGGCTGGATTGTTGGTTTGGCGCTGGTAGCGCATGGCGAAATTTCTTTTGCCGCCAACGAGCCGTTGAAGCTAAAGATTATTTATTCGTCGTTTACCGGCGCCTACACGCCGCTCTGGCTTGCGGTCGAAGAAAAGTTGGGGCGCAAATACGGCTTAGATTTCGAAATCGTCTACGCGGGACGGGCGCGGCCGCATCAATTGTTGCTCAGCGGCGATGCCCAGTATGTCGTCTCCACCGGCACCGGCGTGGTGTCGAGTTACGCGGTGGGCAGCAAGGATCTGGTGATCATCGCTTCCTTCGTTCATACCACCGGGTCGTCGATCTTTTCCAAGCCGCAATTGAAAACTCCCAATGAGTTACGCGGCAAAAACATCGCTTCGGGGCGGCCCGGTGCGGTGACTGATATTTTGCTGCACTATATTCTTAAAAGAAAATTCGCTCTCGAACCGGGACGCGATGTGAAAATCGTCAACATCGGCGACACGCCGGCGATCTTGCCGGCGTTGGAAAAGGGCGTGGTCGATGCGGCGATGCTGACGACGCCGGCGCGCTTGGTGGCGAAGAAGGCCGGCTTTCGCGAGCTGGTCGACTTCGACGATCTCGGCGTGCAGTATCCCTACGTCGGCATCTCGACGCTCAAAGCCAACGTCAAGAAAAACCCCGATGTGACGCTGCGCTTGGTGCGCTCGTTGACCGACGCTATCCAAATTTTCAGAACTAACAAAGAGCGTAGCCTGAGCGTGATGAAGAAATATCTGCGCGGCGCCAGCGACGAGATGCTGGAGGAAACCTACGGCTACTTTAGCACGCGCATGGCGAAGTTCCCTTATCCGTCGGCGGAAGCGATCAAGACGGCGCTGGATATGATGGTCGAACAGTTTCCCGGCGCCGCCGCCGTCGATCCTCAAGAGGTCATCGATTTATCCTACGTCAAGCAAGTCGAAGCGAGCGCGCCCAGGTGA
- a CDS encoding thiamine pyrophosphate-binding protein, whose translation MSGPNLADTVVEYLISQNVRYIFGVLAHTLFPFGDAIAKHPELRFINAQHEGGAGNMALGYARATKQPAVCLVSAGGGATNIVTAVAQAYKEAVPLFVISSDIGTESFAKGHWASWHGMEHVRLFQPITKQSTRLGRIEELGSVLDSLFRQTTRGRQGPVFFCIPEDLQEAHLPEPLSFAPTANPAAPSVDTRTVAAAVDRLLGAKNPVMLVGTGVDWSGAQEEARELAELLSLPVASSYTAKGVFAENHPLALGCLGNGGRMYARQFFQDADLLLAVGTSFSEGTTLGFGNKTVPERAKIIQIDTDPEQLGRNYPTEIAIQADAKVALRAIIDGVKAKPAKATRADNGKAIAQAKQTWLSAIDETIGKQNLGYVSVLRALNDLLTGKEILTTSGMTGDTLRNIDSKVPIIHAGEFRAIGTALATAFGVKLGRPDARVICVSGDGSFMMEQQELATARYHNIPIMVLILRNNAYGGMKRDQQNNYGGRIIGTELFIPDLAKLADLYGAKGYSITKKEQLTPVFKETLAKDEFVIIDVKLD comes from the coding sequence ATGTCCGGACCGAACCTTGCCGATACCGTTGTCGAATATTTGATCTCACAAAATGTCCGCTACATTTTCGGCGTGCTCGCCCACACTTTGTTTCCCTTCGGCGACGCCATCGCCAAACATCCCGAGCTCCGTTTCATCAACGCTCAACATGAAGGCGGCGCCGGCAACATGGCCCTCGGCTACGCCCGCGCGACCAAACAACCGGCGGTCTGTCTGGTCTCCGCCGGCGGCGGCGCGACCAACATCGTCACGGCCGTCGCCCAAGCCTATAAAGAGGCTGTGCCGCTGTTCGTGATCTCCTCTGACATCGGCACGGAATCATTTGCCAAAGGTCATTGGGCATCGTGGCACGGCATGGAGCATGTGCGATTGTTTCAACCGATCACTAAACAGAGCACGCGCTTGGGGCGCATCGAAGAGCTCGGCTCTGTGCTCGACTCGCTGTTTCGTCAAACCACCCGCGGCCGTCAAGGACCGGTATTTTTTTGCATCCCGGAAGATTTGCAAGAAGCGCACTTGCCTGAGCCGCTGAGCTTCGCGCCCACGGCCAACCCGGCGGCGCCGTCGGTGGATACTCGCACAGTCGCCGCCGCGGTAGATCGTTTACTCGGCGCTAAGAATCCGGTGATGCTAGTCGGCACCGGCGTCGATTGGTCCGGCGCCCAAGAGGAAGCGCGCGAGCTAGCGGAATTGCTGTCGCTGCCGGTGGCCAGCAGCTACACCGCCAAGGGCGTCTTTGCGGAAAATCATCCCCTCGCGCTCGGCTGTCTCGGTAACGGCGGGCGCATGTACGCGCGGCAATTTTTTCAAGACGCCGATCTACTCCTCGCGGTGGGAACTTCTTTTAGCGAAGGCACAACCCTCGGCTTCGGCAACAAAACCGTTCCCGAGCGCGCGAAAATAATTCAGATCGACACCGACCCCGAGCAGCTCGGCCGCAACTATCCAACTGAAATCGCCATCCAAGCCGACGCCAAGGTCGCCTTGCGCGCGATCATCGACGGCGTGAAAGCTAAGCCGGCGAAAGCGACGCGGGCGGACAATGGCAAAGCGATCGCGCAGGCGAAGCAAACTTGGCTGAGCGCCATCGACGAAACCATCGGCAAACAAAACCTCGGCTACGTCTCCGTGCTGCGCGCGCTCAACGATCTGCTCACCGGCAAAGAAATTCTCACGACTTCAGGAATGACCGGGGATACGCTACGCAACATCGACTCCAAAGTACCGATCATCCACGCCGGCGAATTCCGCGCCATCGGCACGGCCTTGGCGACCGCCTTCGGCGTCAAGCTCGGCCGTCCCGACGCCCGCGTCATCTGCGTCAGCGGCGACGGCTCGTTCATGATGGAACAGCAGGAACTCGCCACCGCGCGTTATCATAATATTCCCATCATGGTGCTGATCCTGCGCAACAACGCCTACGGCGGCATGAAACGCGACCAGCAAAACAACTACGGCGGCCGCATCATCGGCACCGAACTATTCATTCCCGACCTAGCCAAACTCGCCGACCTCTACGGCGCCAAAGGCTACAGCATCACAAAAAAAGAACAGCTGACGCCGGTCTTCAAAGAAACGCTGGCAAAAGATGAGTTTGTGATCATCGATGTGAAGCTGGATTAA